The Candidatus Melainabacteria bacterium region CACTACTAGCAGCAGAGACAAGTATACAACACCTTCTTGGAGGTTATTTTGGTAATTTAACTAAAGAGCAAAAGCAAATTTTATCTCTGTTAAATCAAAGTAATTCAGATGCTTTAAGATTAGTAAAAAATTTACTTACTGTTTTTAAATATGAGACAAAGGCATATAAATTACTTTTAGAACCAGTTGAGATTTTAGAAATCATTGAAAAAGCTATTAGTACTGTAAGTCCTATGTTAAAAGAAAAAGAAATTTGTCTAAAAACCTCAGATTTGGAATTCCAGTTTGTATGTGATCCATTTGAAGTTGAAAGAGTACTAGTAAATCTTTTGTCAAATGCAATTAAATATACACCTAATGGTGGACACATAGAAATTCTTGCAATAAAAAACGAAAATAATAATGTAACAATTACAGTTAAAGATACTGGAATAGGAATTTCTA contains the following coding sequences:
- a CDS encoding HAMP domain-containing histidine kinase: MSDTEKNLSMAVENKDTTSTRQLEDIVSALTHDLKTPLLAAETSIQHLLGGYFGNLTKEQKQILSLLNQSNSDALRLVKNLLTVFKYETKAYKLLLEPVEILEIIEKAISTVSPMLKEKEICLKTSDLEFQFVCDPFEVERVLVNLLSNAIKYTPNGGHIEILAIKNENNNVTITVKDTGIGISKEELPNLFERFWLSHKSNSASNSTGLGLYLSRQIIEAHGGKIWANSEVGKGTQISFEIPEIV